A region of Gammaproteobacteria bacterium DNA encodes the following proteins:
- a CDS encoding TRAP transporter substrate-binding protein — protein MNRFTLVLLTFCATIFVTQPVLAAKKVFRWRLAESWPTNFPIFGDTSKQMVKLVKEMSNGRLIIQIHSKNKHKAPFGIFDMVKTGQYQMGHSAAYYWKNIDTNTMFFTTMPFGMVASESYAWFYYGGGMALMKKVFSRHNMLSFPGGNTGNQMGGWFKREINSIDDLQGLRIRIPGFAGEILAELGAKPVNIPAGELYTALKRNTIDAVEWVGPSLDLRMGFHKIAPFYYTGWHEPATELQFMVNSRAYHSLPKDLQQILTTAMKASAFDMYARSIHESGKNLAKINKNYPAIKIKTFPREVMLALRKKNQQLLDQFAEKDALTKEIIQSQRTYQKQVRAWTKISDQAYLNSAD, from the coding sequence ATGAATAGGTTTACGCTGGTGTTACTTACCTTTTGCGCGACGATATTTGTTACTCAACCAGTATTGGCAGCTAAAAAGGTTTTTCGCTGGCGTTTAGCTGAAAGCTGGCCAACCAATTTCCCGATCTTCGGCGATACCTCGAAACAAATGGTTAAGTTAGTCAAAGAAATGTCTAACGGGCGCCTAATCATTCAGATCCATTCAAAAAACAAACATAAAGCCCCGTTCGGAATTTTTGACATGGTTAAAACAGGCCAATATCAAATGGGTCATTCCGCGGCCTATTATTGGAAAAATATCGATACCAATACGATGTTTTTTACCACCATGCCTTTTGGTATGGTGGCATCCGAGAGCTACGCCTGGTTTTATTATGGCGGCGGCATGGCATTAATGAAAAAAGTTTTCTCACGTCATAATATGCTGTCATTTCCCGGTGGTAATACCGGCAATCAAATGGGTGGATGGTTTAAACGAGAAATTAATTCGATTGATGATTTGCAGGGATTGCGTATTCGTATTCCCGGCTTTGCCGGTGAGATTTTAGCTGAACTAGGGGCTAAACCAGTCAACATTCCAGCAGGTGAGTTATACACTGCATTAAAACGCAATACCATTGATGCCGTTGAGTGGGTCGGTCCTTCGCTTGATTTAAGGATGGGTTTTCACAAAATAGCGCCGTTCTATTATACCGGTTGGCATGAACCAGCGACCGAGTTACAGTTTATGGTCAACAGCCGCGCTTATCATTCGTTACCAAAAGATTTACAGCAGATCCTTACTACCGCCATGAAAGCTAGCGCTTTTGATATGTACGCAAGATCGATTCACGAATCGGGGAAAAATCTAGCAAAAATAAACAAAAACTACCCCGCAATTAAAATAAAAACGTTTCCGCGCGAGGTCATGTTGGCATTAAGAAAGAAAAACCAACAATTGCTCGATCAATTTGCTGAAAAAGATGCTCTGACCAAAGAAATTATTCAATCGCAACGTACTTATCAAAAACAAGTGCGAGCATGGACCAAAATTTCAGATCAAGCCTACCTCAATAGCGCCGACTAA
- a CDS encoding sugar-binding transcriptional regulator, with protein sequence MKAEHKLDSLVRAAWLYYVAGKNQSEIAVILGVSRPAVQRMIASANEEGIISIDIKHPVAICLEYEKMLQEKFNLSLCRIVPYEKNSGSDHKTLVSYGASQVISQYIKQDEPLTIGLGSGLTLKLSINNLENINKSQHQCIALISQMNSDGLCNYYDDVPMLFADKIKAGYYQLPAPLYSTNEQSHKVWCSTDLYQQMALKASNADVIFIGIGSIGESSPIVSNGFINDKESQALQKKGAVGELLGRFFDHQGQVIKHPINTRVTSHDLRQSNKAAIIGIASGSEKQTAILASLRGKWINGLITDEQTARWLLTQ encoded by the coding sequence GTGAAAGCAGAACACAAATTAGATAGTCTGGTGAGAGCTGCATGGCTATATTACGTAGCAGGAAAAAACCAAAGCGAAATTGCAGTTATTTTAGGTGTATCACGCCCCGCGGTGCAGCGCATGATAGCTTCGGCCAATGAGGAAGGAATAATTTCGATCGATATTAAACACCCGGTTGCAATATGTCTTGAATACGAAAAAATGCTTCAGGAAAAGTTTAATTTATCACTGTGTCGAATTGTTCCTTACGAAAAAAATAGTGGTTCTGATCATAAAACATTAGTGTCTTATGGTGCCTCGCAAGTAATTTCACAGTATATAAAACAAGACGAGCCCTTAACCATTGGCCTTGGTTCAGGGTTAACCTTAAAACTCTCGATAAACAATCTAGAAAACATTAATAAAAGCCAACACCAATGTATCGCTCTCATTAGCCAGATGAATTCAGATGGCCTGTGTAATTATTACGATGACGTGCCGATGTTGTTTGCTGATAAAATTAAAGCGGGTTACTACCAATTGCCCGCTCCTTTGTACTCTACGAATGAGCAAAGTCATAAAGTATGGTGCAGCACCGACTTGTATCAACAAATGGCACTTAAAGCGAGCAATGCTGATGTGATTTTTATTGGTATAGGGTCAATTGGCGAGTCCAGCCCGATCGTATCGAACGGCTTTATCAATGACAAGGAATCGCAAGCACTGCAAAAGAAAGGTGCTGTCGGCGAACTTTTAGGTCGATTCTTTGACCATCAAGGGCAAGTAATCAAACATCCGATCAATACTCGGGTAACAAGTCATGACCTTCGTCAAAGCAACAAAGCGGCGATCATCGGAATTGCCTCTGGCTCAGAAAAACAAACCGCAATTTTAGCGTCGCTGCGAGGAAAATGGATTAACGGCTTAATTACCGACGAACAGACCGCAAGATGGTTACTTACCCAATAA
- a CDS encoding mannitol dehydrogenase family protein — MSDSHCYTWLHIGLGGFHRSHQAWYLQQLIEAGDNRWSITAGNMRCNDEAIALTLRDQQGEYVLETISPQGECKYQKISSIKTIIPWQEGLAPLINTGALASTKVVAFTVTEGGYYLDPNNKLDLNSDDIQADLAGGTQTIYGVVAQILRRRMAANHGPVTLLNCDNLRHNGDRFQGGLIEFLALQQDQALLEWVASNVTCPNSMVDRITPRPSAELPQRIKDKTGIIDNAPVMAESYIQWVIQDNFSGPRPDLASVGVELVDCVVPYEEAKIRILNATHSCIAWAGTLLGKSFIYESVAIDFVRNLVFDYVTYDVIPSLAHVDIDLENYRDVVLERFANPNIQDTNQRVAADGFSKMPAMITPTLLDCYQRNHSPEATAVLPAFFFIFLERWHQDSLPYEYLDGIADKQAVAAMFQSKDPIKVYASNNMLFGELAVKPEFERLLREKIGQLSLQLSQQQEGSISNTYSA; from the coding sequence TTGAGTGATTCACATTGTTATACATGGCTCCACATCGGTTTGGGCGGATTTCATCGTTCACATCAGGCTTGGTATTTGCAACAGTTGATAGAGGCTGGTGACAATCGTTGGTCTATTACCGCAGGTAATATGCGGTGTAATGATGAAGCGATTGCCTTGACCTTGCGTGATCAACAAGGGGAGTACGTATTAGAGACTATTTCTCCGCAAGGCGAATGCAAATATCAAAAGATCAGCTCAATAAAAACCATTATCCCTTGGCAAGAAGGCTTAGCGCCTTTAATTAATACTGGAGCCTTGGCATCAACCAAGGTGGTTGCTTTTACCGTGACCGAAGGAGGATATTATTTAGATCCTAATAATAAGTTGGATCTAAATAGCGACGATATTCAGGCCGATTTAGCCGGCGGCACTCAAACGATTTATGGCGTGGTGGCTCAAATTTTACGCCGTAGAATGGCGGCTAATCATGGCCCGGTTACCTTGCTTAACTGCGATAATTTACGTCATAACGGCGATCGTTTTCAGGGCGGCTTAATTGAGTTTCTAGCACTGCAGCAAGATCAAGCATTACTCGAATGGGTAGCCAGCAATGTTACCTGCCCTAATAGCATGGTGGATCGTATTACTCCGCGTCCAAGCGCAGAATTACCGCAACGGATCAAAGATAAAACTGGCATCATCGATAATGCACCCGTGATGGCTGAATCATATATTCAATGGGTGATCCAAGATAACTTTAGTGGTCCACGCCCTGATTTGGCGAGTGTCGGTGTCGAGTTGGTCGATTGTGTAGTGCCGTACGAAGAAGCTAAAATTAGAATTTTAAATGCCACGCATAGTTGCATTGCCTGGGCCGGTACGCTGCTTGGTAAATCATTTATATATGAAAGTGTTGCAATAGATTTTGTGCGTAATTTAGTATTTGATTATGTCACGTATGACGTAATACCTAGTTTGGCCCATGTTGATATTGATTTAGAAAATTATCGCGATGTGGTGCTAGAGCGTTTTGCCAATCCTAATATTCAAGACACGAACCAACGCGTAGCCGCTGATGGTTTTTCTAAAATGCCGGCGATGATTACGCCGACTTTGCTCGATTGCTACCAAAGAAATCACTCTCCAGAAGCGACGGCGGTATTGCCGGCCTTCTTCTTTATCTTTTTGGAAAGATGGCACCAAGACAGCCTTCCTTATGAATACCTCGACGGTATTGCTGACAAACAAGCTGTGGCCGCGATGTTCCAAAGCAAAGATCCGATTAAAGTTTATGCCAGTAACAATATGTTATTTGGTGAGCTCGCCGTTAAACCTGAATTTGAGCGTTTATTACGCGAGAAAATTGGTCAGTTAAGTTTGCAATTATCACAACAACAGGAGGGATCTATATCTAACACATATTCAGCGTAA
- a CDS encoding substrate-binding domain-containing protein, with protein sequence MKKLIIGALLSAITISPAMATDKIKIGFSNRTLNGAFFNGLTEYMKIHGKEKGFELIITDARSDMNKQISDVEDMLSQDIDYLILNPQDPAAGKRIAEIAKRRGVATFILDSDISLEAPVVTRVMANNAVNNRLIGEFAVEQFGNKPMKCVLISGNQGNLVGAKRSNNFLLGVMETQIRKYNTTNLTILSQAWGNWDQQGGLKAMEDLIVAQGDDLNCVYSEMDDMGLGAIRALKAANKLDQVKVYSHDGYKRGLEAIQRGELQATASNNPNTLTKTILDIIEKYHAGETESPDYVYIPPVLITKENVDKVYDAKSLY encoded by the coding sequence ATGAAAAAGTTAATAATAGGTGCGCTATTAAGTGCGATTACTATAAGTCCAGCAATGGCGACAGATAAAATTAAAATTGGTTTTTCTAATCGAACTTTAAATGGTGCTTTTTTCAATGGCTTAACTGAGTACATGAAAATTCACGGTAAAGAAAAAGGGTTTGAACTAATTATTACTGATGCGCGTAGCGATATGAATAAGCAAATTTCAGACGTTGAAGACATGCTGTCACAAGATATCGATTACCTGATCCTCAACCCGCAAGATCCTGCTGCGGGAAAAAGAATTGCCGAAATAGCTAAACGCCGCGGTGTCGCGACGTTTATTCTCGATAGCGATATTTCATTAGAAGCGCCCGTGGTAACGCGGGTAATGGCTAATAATGCGGTAAACAATCGTCTAATTGGTGAGTTTGCAGTCGAACAATTTGGTAATAAGCCAATGAAATGTGTACTGATTAGTGGTAATCAAGGCAACTTGGTTGGCGCTAAGCGCAGCAACAACTTTTTATTAGGAGTGATGGAAACACAAATTCGCAAATATAACACGACTAACTTAACTATTTTGAGCCAAGCCTGGGGTAACTGGGATCAGCAAGGTGGTTTAAAAGCGATGGAAGATTTGATTGTAGCCCAAGGTGATGATCTTAACTGTGTATATAGTGAAATGGACGATATGGGCTTAGGCGCGATTCGGGCATTAAAAGCAGCCAATAAACTTGATCAAGTCAAAGTATATTCACACGATGGTTATAAAAGAGGCCTTGAAGCTATTCAGCGCGGTGAACTCCAAGCAACAGCTTCGAATAATCCAAATACATTAACCAAAACAATCCTCGATATTATTGAAAAATATCATGCCGGTGAAACTGAATCTCCAGATTATGTTTATATCCCACCTGTATTAATTACTAAAGAGAATGTCGATAAAGTCTATGACGCGAAGTCACTTTATTAA